The window CAGAGCGAGGCGATCTTCTCAGCGCCCTTCGGCGATTTGCCGTGGACCAGCACCATGTCGGGATGCTTCTCGTGGACCTGATCGAGCTTGGCCCAGATCAGCCGGTGGTCATCGAAGTCGAGCCCGCCGGTGACGACGATCGTCGGGCCCGGCGGCAGGAGTACCTCCTGGTCTGCGCGCTTCTTCGCCATCAGGAAGTCGCGGCTGTCGATCATCGCCGAGGTGAGATTGCGATGGTTGACCTTCGATCCGCTGCGCGGAAGCCAAGTCTTGCCGACGTGGCGCTCATAGTGTTCCGCGGCTTGGTCGCGCATCAGCTCGAAGGCGTTCTGTCGCTCGATCAGCGTCATGCCCTCGGCGATCAGGCGCTCCAGTTCTACGGATTTCACCTCGCTGCCGTCCTGTTCGCGCTGCGCCCGCTTCTGGGCCTGCTCATTGTCGTCCAGATCCCGGCCGATCCGGTCGGTGGCGCGGTGGAAGACGTTGACGGTCGACCAGAGGAGATCGTCGAGGTCGGGTTCGAGGCGCGTGTCCTCCAGGGTGCCGATCAGGGCGTCGAAGATGTCGGCGACAGCGCCCGCGACCTGGTTGCCGTCGGGCAGAAGCCGCTGGTCGGGCTCGTCGGCGAAGGGCCGGTAGCCGTGGAGCTGGAGTTCGTTGAGGACATGGTCGGTGGGTGAGGATTCGTGGTGCGGTTCATAGTCGTCGTGATCGCGCATGGGATGCTCCGTCGGTTGGACCGCGACCGTCGCGGCCTTCATGGCGACGAAGCCCACGGGCCGGACGGCCGGGCACCCGGAGCGCGAGCGCAGGGCTCGATGGCTAAGGCCGGCTATTTTGTCTCGCGATGGAAAGGCCCGCAGGGCCGCCGGAAAATAGTCGGCCGCCGCCATTGCCCGGCTGGCCGGCTTGTGGGCCGATCGCCCTCTCGAAGGCCGAGGCGCGGTCCCACTTCGACGGATTGAAGCAGCCGCCGAGCATGACTGCGAACCGCACGCCCGTTCTCCTACCGGCTATGCCGCCAACGCCATGAAGCGCGCGACGTCCTGCGGCGCGACCTGCAGCCGGGCTTCCATGCGCAGCGCGTCCAGGCCGAGGGTGCGCAGATCCTCGTTGAAGTCGTCCAGCTCCGGTGAGATGACGATCGCCTCGATCCCGGCCGCGTTCGCCCGTTCGATCAGCTTATCGCGCGCCCCGTCGCCGGCCGGATCGCTGTCGCGGACGATGTAGAGTCGCCGCAGTATGTCGGGGAACAGGACGGCGGCGAGATGCGCCGCGGAGAGCGCCGCCAGCATCGGCATGTCGGGAAGGACCTGCCGGAGTGACAGGACGGTCTCGATGCCTTCGCCAGCCGCCATCACCTCTCCACCGATGCCGAAGCGCACAGCGTTGCCGAGGAGATCGCCCATTGCCCGCCTGGGCGTATCGATCGGCGCCTTGTCGCGGCGGCCGGGATCGAGCCAGGTGCGATGGGCCCCAGTGATCTTGCCGTCGAGGTCGGTGACTTCAGCGATCATCGCCGGCCAGGTCTCGGTCGGCGAATGCTCGTCGGGTCGATAATAACAACGCGGGTGGAAATGTAGGCTTCCGGTTCCGCGTAAATCCGTAATGCCGCGTTCCCGTAAATACGCCTTTACGAGCGTGCCGTAGATCGGCTGCGACATGCGAACTAGGCGTCGGGCGGCTTCGGGCGACCCATGCGGGGCTGGGCTCTGCCGCTGGTGCTCATGAGGTTCGGGCTCGGGGGGCGGCATCGAGAGGAAGGTCCGGGCCTCGTTGGCGACGTCCTTGAAGTCGACCAGGCCACAG is drawn from Novosphingobium decolorationis and contains these coding sequences:
- a CDS encoding DUF2493 domain-containing protein, which encodes MRDHDDYEPHHESSPTDHVLNELQLHGYRPFADEPDQRLLPDGNQVAGAVADIFDALIGTLEDTRLEPDLDDLLWSTVNVFHRATDRIGRDLDDNEQAQKRAQREQDGSEVKSVELERLIAEGMTLIERQNAFELMRDQAAEHYERHVGKTWLPRSGSKVNHRNLTSAMIDSRDFLMAKKRADQEVLLPPGPTIVVTGGLDFDDHRLIWAKLDQVHEKHPDMVLVHGKSPKGAEKIASLWANNRNVPQIGFAPDWTKHGRAAPFKRNDDILEIVPKGVMHFPGTGIHDNLADKAKKLGIPVWKFGGA
- a CDS encoding DUF7146 domain-containing protein, whose translation is MTQNPHDLARRLADRAETVCRHYLSSGRREGGYWLVGDARNTPGRSMYVRLKDTPKGLAGKWTDAATGEHGDLLDVIRESCGLVDFKDVANEARTFLSMPPPEPEPHEHQRQSPAPHGSPEAARRLVRMSQPIYGTLVKAYLRERGITDLRGTGSLHFHPRCYYRPDEHSPTETWPAMIAEVTDLDGKITGAHRTWLDPGRRDKAPIDTPRRAMGDLLGNAVRFGIGGEVMAAGEGIETVLSLRQVLPDMPMLAALSAAHLAAVLFPDILRRLYIVRDSDPAGDGARDKLIERANAAGIEAIVISPELDDFNEDLRTLGLDALRMEARLQVAPQDVARFMALAA